The DNA sequence AAACACCAAAAATAAACGGCCGCACTGATCGGAAGGGGAGGTATTCAAGTGGCTAAGGTAAAAAAATTACGATGCGTGCTTTGCGGAAGAGAATTTGACCCAAAAAGCGATGTCTTTACATGCCCCGATTGCGGGCCCGATGGTACCCTGGACGTACTCTACGATTACGATGATGTAAGGCAGAAATTTACACCCGAGGCTTTAGCTAAAAATAAAGAAAGAAGCATCTCCCGATACATAGAGCTTCTTCCTCTAAGCGACCCGGCCTTTTTCCCAAACCTGAAGGTCGGTTGCTCACCGCTTTATGAAAGCACCTATTGGGCAAAAAAGCTGGGGGTTAAACAGGTCCTGATAAAAGACGATGGAAGAAACCCAACTGCTTCCTTTAAGGACAGGGCAAGCTTTATAGGCGTGGCCAAGGCCAAAGAGAAGGGCGCTACATCCATAGCGTGCGCCTCTACGGGTAACGCCGCAAGCTCTCTGGCAGGATGCGCTGCCGTCGCAGGGCTTGACTGCTACATATTCGTGCCCGAGAAGGCCCCGGTAAACAAGGTGACACAGCTTTTAATCTACGGGGCCAAGGTCTTTTTGGTAAAGGGTACCTACGAGGATGCCTTTAAGCTCGCCGTGAAGGCCATAGATGCTTACGGCTGGTACAACAGAAACAGCGCCATCAATCCCTATCTGGTGGAGGGCAAAAAGACCTGCGGGCTTGAGTTGGCCGAGGAGCTGTCCTTCGACCTGCCCGACAAGGTGTTCGTCTCGGTAGGCGACGGCTGCATAATAAGCAGCTTTTACAAGGCCTTTTATGACCTAAAACAAATCGGATTGATAAGTCACATCCCGCAGCTGATAGGGGTTCAGGCAGAAGGCGCTTGTCCCATATACAAGGCCTTTAAAGAGGGCAAAGACGTCATCGAAAGAAAACCTACCAACACGTTGGCCGACAGCATAGCCGTGGGCGAACCGCGAAACTGGGCCAAGGCGCTTAGGGCCGTCAGAAACTCCGGTGGCGATATGGTCGCCGTGTCGGACGACGAGATGCTTGAGGCCATGAGGTTGTTGGCACGCACCAGTGGGGTATTCGGCGAACCTGCAGGCGTGACGGGCTTTGCAGGATTGCTCAAGTACGCCCAAACAGGCAAACTGGACAGCCATGAGCGAGTTGCTGTCATCGTTACCGGAAATGGCCTGAAGGACTCAGAAAGCGCAAAAAAGGCTGCAGGCAATCCTTTCTTAGTCGAGCCCACGCTTGAGGCAGTAAACCGAGTTCTTGGATCTATGATTTAAAAATTAATTAAATAAATATAAACGAAAAGGAGAGAGCAAAGTTGATAGACCTTACCGTCAACGAAGAGATACTGAAAAAGGCAGTCGAAAGGGCGAAAGAGAGGGGCATCATCCTTCCGACATTTGAACAGATGAAAGACCCGACCAAGATTCCCCAAGCTATTAAGGAAAAGCTTAAGGGTGTAGGCCTTTGGGATGTAAATTCCCTTAACCTTTTTCGCATAACCTGGAAGAACGAGCCTAAGGAAAAGGGCGGGACATTTGGCAAGGTCAACTACTTCGTGATGCCGCCCGAGATAACCGGAGTAAAGGCCAAGATAGTGGCCTTGGTCGGCAAGTGGTTTCCCACGGGGGCACACAAAGTAGGCGCGACTTACGGTTGCCTCGTTCCGCGTCTGGTCACCGGACAGTTTGACCCGACCTCCCAAAAGGCAGTCTGGCCATCTACCGGAAATTACTGCAGGGGTGGAGCCTACAATGCCCAGCTTCTGGGGTGCGACTCCATAGCCATACTTCCTGAGGGCATGAGCAGGGAAAGGTTTGAATGGCTTAAAAGCGTCGCGGGCGAGATCATAACAACGCCCGGAGGAGAAAGCAACGTCAAGGAGATCTTCGACAAGACCTGGGAATTAAAGCGCACCAGGGAGGACGTAGTCGTATTTAACCAGTTCGAGGAGTTTGGAAATCACCTGTGGCATTACGAGGTCACAGGACATGCCATGGAAGAAGTGGTTAATGAACTGGCCACTTCCGGAGAAAGGTACTTTGGTGTCGTACTCACATCCGGTTCGGCCGGGACACTTGGTTGCGGCGACTACATGAAGACCCTTTATCCTGATAGTAAGATCGCCGTTGGTGAGGCAATGCAGTGCCCGACGCTCCTTTATAACGGCTTTGGCGACCACAGGATCGAAGGCATCGGCGACAAGCACGTTCCCTGGATCCATAACGTTAAAAATACCGATATGGTCATCGACATCAACGATGAATCCTGCCTGCGCCTGCTTAGGCTTTTCAACGAAGAGGCAGGGAAAAAGTACCTTAATTCCATAGGCGTTCCCAGGGAAGTCGCGGATAACCTATCCCTCCTGGGGATCTCGGGAATAGCCAACGTAATAGGTGCCGTGAAGATGGCAAAGTACTACGGTTTGACGGAACATGACATGGTTTTCACTGTCTTTACGGATTCTGCCGACATGTACCGCTCGAGGGTCCAGGAGATGAACGACCGTGAAGGGGCTTACGACGAGCGCATGGCGGAAAAGGATCACCACGTTCATATGTTGTCTCAGACTTCCGATTGGATGCTCGAACTTTCCTATTACGACAGATTCCGCATTCACAACCTCAAGTACTACACCTGGGTCGAGCAGCAGGGCAAATCGGCCGACGAGCTCAACGCCCAATGGTTCGATTACGACAACTACTGGGGTAGCATACACAATATGGCTCCCAAGATAGACGAGCTGATAAGAAAATTCAACGAGAGAACGGGACTTTTAAAGGGTTTGGAATAGCAGATTGAGCAGGCGTGTTAGGGGGGATCGACGTGGAACTCAGCAAGGAAATCTTATCTAAGGCCGAGGGATATAGGGCCAGCATAAGCAAGTTTTTAAGGGATATCATTGCCCTTCCAAGCCAAAGCTCGGGCGAGGAGGCGGTGATAAAAAGGATTGCCCAGGAGATGGAACATGTGGGCTTCGACAAAGTGGAGATAGACCCCATGGGAAACGTCCTTGGGTATGTGGGGAATGGTTCTAACTTGATTGCCATGGATGCTCACATAGATACCGTGGATATAGGAGACCCATCGCTTTGGAAGTTCGATCCCTACAAAGGTTACGAGGACGAAAAAGTCATAGGCGGCAGGGGCGCAAGCGACCAGAAGGGCGGAATGGCTTCCATGGTCTACGGCGCCAAGATAATGAAAGAACTAGGATTACTTGGCGATTGTACCGTGCTAATAACGGGTACCGTTCAGGAGGAGGACTGCGACGGCTTGTGTTGGCAGTACATCATCGAAGAGGACAAGATAAGGCCCGAGTTCGTCCTTCTTACCGAGCCGACGTCCTGTAAGGTCCATAGGGGTCAACGCGGCAGGATGGAGATAAAGGTTACGACAAAGGGGGTGTCGTGCCACGGTTCCGCACCCGAAAGGGGAGATAACGCCATATACAAGATGGCACCCATCATACTTGAGCTTCGAGCCCTCCACGAAAATCTCGCCTACGACGAGTTTCTGGGCAAGGGAAGTTTAACGGTTTCCGAGATCTTCTTCACGTCACCGTCAAGGTGTGCCGTCGCCGACAGCTGCACCATCTCCATTGACAGGCGTCTGACGCACGGGGAGACCTGGCAGGAGGCCTTGGCCCAGGTAAGGAGATTGCCTGCCGTCAAGGCCTGCGGCGCTGAAGTGTCCCTTTATTCCTACTCGCGTCCCTCCTGGAAAGGGTTGGTCTATCCCACGGACTGCTACTTCCCCACGTGGGTGGTAGAAGAGGACCATCCTGCCTGCAGGACCGTTGTCGAATCCTACAAAAAGCTTTTTGGCGAAGATCCCATCGTCGACAAGTGGACCTTTTCCACCAATGGAGTTTCCATAATGGGTCGTTACGGCATTCCCTGCGTTGGCTTTGGCCCGGGACACGAGGACCAGGCACACGCTCCAAATGAAATAACCTGGAAGGACGAGCTGGTGAAGGCTGCTGCCGTTTACGCGGCCGTGCCTTACGTATATTCAAATCTAAAGAGCTAGTGTGAGGGGGTAAAAATTATGCAGACGCAGTTTCATAACAAGCATTTTATAACGCTTCAGGAGTGGACCAAGGAAGAGATCGATACCCTTTTGGATGTCTCCTTTGAGCTTAAAAGGCACTTTGCCATGGGAGTTCCGACGCCTTATCTTTCCTATAAGACAATATTTTTGATGTTCTTTGAGCAATCGACGAGGACGAGAAATTCCATGGAAGCTGGCATCGCCCAGCTGGGAGGACATGCAAACTACCTGGATACCAGCACCATGCAGATTGCCCACGGGGAATCGGCCAAGGACACGGCCATAATACTTTCCCGATTTGGGCACGGCATAGCCTGCAGGAACTGCTTCTGGGGCATAGGAAACAAGTACCTGCGGGAGATGGCTCAATGGGCCACAGTGCCGGTCATTAACCTCCAGTGCGACCTTTACCACCCCATGCAGGTGCTGGCCGACCTGATGACCATCAAAGAAAAGGTCAAAGATACCCAGAGGCTTAAGGTCTCGATAATCTGGGCTTACGCCACGACCCACAAAAAACCCATATCGGTGCCACTGAGTCAGATCCTTCTTTTCCCGAGGTATGGCATGGACGTGACGCTTGCCTATCCGGAAGGATATGACCTGCCGGATTGGGCCATAAAGCAGGCAGAGGAAAACGCCAAAGCCAACGGCGGAAGCTTAAGGATCACCCACAACCAGGAAGAGGCTTACGAGGGAGCTCACGTCGTCATCCCCAAAAACTGGGGAGACTGGGTGACGAACCCCGACCCTGCTGTCATCAATCCACGCCTTGAGGCCAACAAGCACTGGAAGTGCACCGAGAAGATGATGAGCCTGGCCGACCCGGACGTGATGTACATGCATGCCCTGCCGGCAGACCGCAAGAACGAGGTCGAAGACAGCGTAATAGACGGACCTCACTCCATAGTCTACGACGAAGCCGAAAACAGGATACACACGGCCAAGGCCGTCATGACCCTGACGATGGGTGGAAAGTAAAAAATTAAGAGGAGGCGAAATAGAGAATGGCTAACCTCAAAGTCAAGATAGCGGGGATGGAGTTTGAAAATCCCTTGATAATAGCTGCCGGGCCTCCTTCCAGAAACTACGAGACCATAAAAAGAATGGTGGAGGGCGGAGCAGGTGGCGTAGTTACCAAGACCATATCCGTCAAGGCTGCAGACGTACCCCGTCCCTGTATGGCCGCCTTTAAGGAGAGCTTCATAAATACCGAGCTCTGGTCAGAACATTCCCCCGAACACTGGCTGAAGGAGGAATACGGCAAGATATCTGCCCTTCCCGTGCCCATAATAGTAGGCCTGGGCTATACGGCCGAAGAGTTGACGGAGCTTATACCCAAGACCGAACCCTTTGCCGACGCCTTCGAGCTTTCCACTCACTACGTGGGCCGCGACCTGACTCCTGTGCTAAACACGGTAACGGCTGCAAGGAAGGCCACCAAAAAGCCGATCATCGTAAAGGTAAGCCCGGGAGTTCCCGATCTGGCTGAACTCGGCAAAAAGCTTGAGGAAGTGGGCGTTGACGCCTTGGCTGCCATAAACTCCGTCGGCCCTGCCCTTCGCATAGACTTAAAGACGAGCCTTCCTTACATGGGAAGCGACACGGGCTACGGATGGATTTCGGGGCCTGCCATAAAGGGAATCGCCCTTCGACATGTCTTTGAACTGTCTCGTGCCGTCTCTATACCCGTTATCGGTGTGGGGGGAGTATCAAGCGGCGAAGATGTCGTTGAGATGTTCATGGCAGGAGCATCGGCGGTGCAGATATGCACGCAGGCGATCCTGGAAGGTCCAAAGGCCTTCAAGAGGATCGCTCAAGAAACGTCGAAGTGGCTTGACGAACACGGCTACTCGTCCCTTGATGATATCAAGGGCTTGACCGCCAAGAAGTGGTCTTCCAGAAAAGAACCCCTGGTCAAGGTTACTCCGAGCGTAGACGAGGAAAAGTGCATAGGATGTCACAGATGCGAGGAGTCCTGCGTCTACTACGCCATAAAGGTTGGCTCTTCCGGCAAGGCGGGCGTTACTCCCGATGCCTGCTTTGGGTGCGGGCTTTGCTACACGCGTTGCCCGGTCGGCGCCATTACGCTTTCTTAAACACCTGCATTAGCCCTGTAGGCCCAATGCTGCAGGGCTAATGCAAGGCCAGAGGAGGAAGAGATATGTTTAGCACGGTAAATAAGCCCGCAGAGAGGGTCGACGCCTACGAAAAGGTGACGGGAAGGGCGAAGTACGGAGCTGACCTTCAGTTTGCCGGGATGCTTTACGGCAAGGTGCTTCGGGCAAAGCAACCTTCGGCAAGGATAAAAAGCATTAACGTGGAGAAAGCTCGCGCCATACCGGGCGTATGGGCCGTTATGACGGCTCAAGACGTTCCCTGCAATGAAATAGGCGTCATCATTCAGGATCAGCAAGTCCTGGCCAAGGAACGCATTTACTACATAGGCGACGGCGTAGCCATGGTGGCTGCCGAATCCCTTGACGTTGCCGCCAAGGCCTTGGAATCCATAGAAGTCGAATACGAAGAAATGGGCGGAATTTTCGATCCCCTAGTGTCAAAGGAAAGCGATCCTATACATCCCGAAAGAGCCAGCAATGAAGTGGTACACCATAAATTGAGAAAGGGCAACGTCGATGAGGGCTTTGCTGGAAGCGATGTCATCATCGAAAGAGAGTACGAGACGCAGTTCGTGGAGCATAGCTACATAGAGCCCGAGGCCGTCGTGACAGTCCCTCACGAAAACGGAAGCCTGGTGACGATCTATGGTTCAGTTCAAAACGTCTTTGCTACCAGGGATGCCGTAGCGAGGTGTCTTAAGGCTGACCTGAGCAAGGTAAGGGTCGTTCAAAACCACATAGGCGGCAGCTTTGGCGGCAAAGATGAGGTCGTATCCGCCATGGCCTGCAGGGCAGCCCTTTTGGCCTTAAAGACCGACAGGCCCGTTAAGATGGTAAATACCAGGGAAGAGTCCATAGTCGAAAGCTATAAAAGACATCCCTATAAGATGAAATATAAGGTAGGAGCTACTAAGGACGGCAAGCTGATGGCCATGGAGATCGAGGCCGTCGCCGACGGTGGAGCTTACGCTTGCCAGACCCCGTTCGTCACGTGGAGGTCGGTTGTCCAGGCGACGGGACCTTACGAAGTGCCCAACGTCAAGACCGACACCTACGGCTACTACACGAACAACATATATACAGGCGCCATGCGCGGTTACGGATCCCCTCAGGTGATATTTGCAAACGAGTCTCTGATGGACGAGCTGGCCCAGGAACTCGGCATAACTCCGCTTGAGATAAGGCTTAAAAATATCTTAAAGAACGGTTCGGTGACGGCAAGCGGACAGAAGCTTGATCGCCACGAGGTAAGCCTTGCTGAAGTCATGAAAAAGGCCGCAGAGGCCATAGGCTACGAGGAAAAATACAAAGAATACAGCAAACCCCAAAGGGGCGACAAGCGCAGAGGTATAGGCATGGCCATAAGCTTCAGAGGATGCAGCTTGGGCGCTGAAGCCGTTGACGGTGCCGGAACGGTTTTGTCCATTCAGAAGGACGGAAGCGTTTACCTTTACAGTGGTTTGGCAGAAAACGGCCAGGGGCTTAAGACCACCTTCTGCCAGATTGCGGCGGAAGAGCTCGGCATAGACATGAAGCATATAACCTTCCTCGAGGCCAATGCCTTGATCTCGCCGGACAGCGGCTCCACCGTAGCATCGCGCTCCACCTTAGTGGGAGGAAACTCTGTCCTAAACGCTGCAATGAGGGCAAGGAAGGCCTTATCCGAGTTCTTGGCAGGCCAATATAACGTGCCTGCCGAAGGCCTGATCTTCAAAGACAGCAATATTTTTACCCCTGACGGCAAGAAGCTGATTTCCTTCGCCGAGGCTGCGAACAAAGCTTTTTGGGCCGGCGTTCAACTGTCTCATGTCGGATGGTACGTGGCGCCAAGCATCCACTGGGACGAGGAGGAAGGAAGGGGCAATCCCTACTTCACCTACGTCTACGGCTGTCAGATAGCCGAGGTCGAGGTAGACATGGGGACGGGCGAGGTAACGGTCTTGAACATGGCGGCCGCCCACGATGTGGGGCGGGCGATAAATCCTGAGATGTTGAAAGGGCAGATATACGGGGGAGTTATGATGGGC is a window from the Acetomicrobium flavidum genome containing:
- a CDS encoding threonine synthase, producing the protein MAKVKKLRCVLCGREFDPKSDVFTCPDCGPDGTLDVLYDYDDVRQKFTPEALAKNKERSISRYIELLPLSDPAFFPNLKVGCSPLYESTYWAKKLGVKQVLIKDDGRNPTASFKDRASFIGVAKAKEKGATSIACASTGNAASSLAGCAAVAGLDCYIFVPEKAPVNKVTQLLIYGAKVFLVKGTYEDAFKLAVKAIDAYGWYNRNSAINPYLVEGKKTCGLELAEELSFDLPDKVFVSVGDGCIISSFYKAFYDLKQIGLISHIPQLIGVQAEGACPIYKAFKEGKDVIERKPTNTLADSIAVGEPRNWAKALRAVRNSGGDMVAVSDDEMLEAMRLLARTSGVFGEPAGVTGFAGLLKYAQTGKLDSHERVAVIVTGNGLKDSESAKKAAGNPFLVEPTLEAVNRVLGSMI
- a CDS encoding pyridoxal-phosphate dependent enzyme, whose translation is MIDLTVNEEILKKAVERAKERGIILPTFEQMKDPTKIPQAIKEKLKGVGLWDVNSLNLFRITWKNEPKEKGGTFGKVNYFVMPPEITGVKAKIVALVGKWFPTGAHKVGATYGCLVPRLVTGQFDPTSQKAVWPSTGNYCRGGAYNAQLLGCDSIAILPEGMSRERFEWLKSVAGEIITTPGGESNVKEIFDKTWELKRTREDVVVFNQFEEFGNHLWHYEVTGHAMEEVVNELATSGERYFGVVLTSGSAGTLGCGDYMKTLYPDSKIAVGEAMQCPTLLYNGFGDHRIEGIGDKHVPWIHNVKNTDMVIDINDESCLRLLRLFNEEAGKKYLNSIGVPREVADNLSLLGISGIANVIGAVKMAKYYGLTEHDMVFTVFTDSADMYRSRVQEMNDREGAYDERMAEKDHHVHMLSQTSDWMLELSYYDRFRIHNLKYYTWVEQQGKSADELNAQWFDYDNYWGSIHNMAPKIDELIRKFNERTGLLKGLE
- a CDS encoding YgeY family selenium metabolism-linked hydrolase yields the protein MELSKEILSKAEGYRASISKFLRDIIALPSQSSGEEAVIKRIAQEMEHVGFDKVEIDPMGNVLGYVGNGSNLIAMDAHIDTVDIGDPSLWKFDPYKGYEDEKVIGGRGASDQKGGMASMVYGAKIMKELGLLGDCTVLITGTVQEEDCDGLCWQYIIEEDKIRPEFVLLTEPTSCKVHRGQRGRMEIKVTTKGVSCHGSAPERGDNAIYKMAPIILELRALHENLAYDEFLGKGSLTVSEIFFTSPSRCAVADSCTISIDRRLTHGETWQEALAQVRRLPAVKACGAEVSLYSYSRPSWKGLVYPTDCYFPTWVVEEDHPACRTVVESYKKLFGEDPIVDKWTFSTNGVSIMGRYGIPCVGFGPGHEDQAHAPNEITWKDELVKAAAVYAAVPYVYSNLKS
- a CDS encoding ornithine carbamoyltransferase is translated as MQTQFHNKHFITLQEWTKEEIDTLLDVSFELKRHFAMGVPTPYLSYKTIFLMFFEQSTRTRNSMEAGIAQLGGHANYLDTSTMQIAHGESAKDTAIILSRFGHGIACRNCFWGIGNKYLREMAQWATVPVINLQCDLYHPMQVLADLMTIKEKVKDTQRLKVSIIWAYATTHKKPISVPLSQILLFPRYGMDVTLAYPEGYDLPDWAIKQAEENAKANGGSLRITHNQEEAYEGAHVVIPKNWGDWVTNPDPAVINPRLEANKHWKCTEKMMSLADPDVMYMHALPADRKNEVEDSVIDGPHSIVYDEAENRIHTAKAVMTLTMGGK
- a CDS encoding 4Fe-4S dicluster-binding protein yields the protein MANLKVKIAGMEFENPLIIAAGPPSRNYETIKRMVEGGAGGVVTKTISVKAADVPRPCMAAFKESFINTELWSEHSPEHWLKEEYGKISALPVPIIVGLGYTAEELTELIPKTEPFADAFELSTHYVGRDLTPVLNTVTAARKATKKPIIVKVSPGVPDLAELGKKLEEVGVDALAAINSVGPALRIDLKTSLPYMGSDTGYGWISGPAIKGIALRHVFELSRAVSIPVIGVGGVSSGEDVVEMFMAGASAVQICTQAILEGPKAFKRIAQETSKWLDEHGYSSLDDIKGLTAKKWSSRKEPLVKVTPSVDEEKCIGCHRCEESCVYYAIKVGSSGKAGVTPDACFGCGLCYTRCPVGAITLS
- a CDS encoding xanthine dehydrogenase family protein molybdopterin-binding subunit, which translates into the protein MFSTVNKPAERVDAYEKVTGRAKYGADLQFAGMLYGKVLRAKQPSARIKSINVEKARAIPGVWAVMTAQDVPCNEIGVIIQDQQVLAKERIYYIGDGVAMVAAESLDVAAKALESIEVEYEEMGGIFDPLVSKESDPIHPERASNEVVHHKLRKGNVDEGFAGSDVIIEREYETQFVEHSYIEPEAVVTVPHENGSLVTIYGSVQNVFATRDAVARCLKADLSKVRVVQNHIGGSFGGKDEVVSAMACRAALLALKTDRPVKMVNTREESIVESYKRHPYKMKYKVGATKDGKLMAMEIEAVADGGAYACQTPFVTWRSVVQATGPYEVPNVKTDTYGYYTNNIYTGAMRGYGSPQVIFANESLMDELAQELGITPLEIRLKNILKNGSVTASGQKLDRHEVSLAEVMKKAAEAIGYEEKYKEYSKPQRGDKRRGIGMAISFRGCSLGAEAVDGAGTVLSIQKDGSVYLYSGLAENGQGLKTTFCQIAAEELGIDMKHITFLEANALISPDSGSTVASRSTLVGGNSVLNAAMRARKALSEFLAGQYNVPAEGLIFKDSNIFTPDGKKLISFAEAANKAFWAGVQLSHVGWYVAPSIHWDEEEGRGNPYFTYVYGCQIAEVEVDMGTGEVTVLNMAAAHDVGRAINPEMLKGQIYGGVMMGLGYGIMEEVETDEGYIANINFDEYIIPTSKDMPNIIPIIVENPDPDGPFGAKSIGEPTLELGAAAIANAIAQATGRRIRSLPLNLERVLLGHPLKKGRGRK